One window of the Natrinema sp. CBA1119 genome contains the following:
- the glnA gene encoding type I glutamate--ammonia ligase, which produces MTNGNLTASEEEVLDEIEEEDIDFLRLQFTDILGTVKNVSVPARQAEKAFTEGIYFDGSSIEGFVRIQESDMRLKPDPDTFAILPWQNREDGASARMICDVIDTSTGEPFEGDPRRVLKNALERADDLGYTVNAAPEPEFFLFEEDEEGRATTKTGDHGGYFDLAPKDLASDVRRDIIYGLEDMGFEIEASHHEVARGQHEINFEYDDALSTADNVGTFRTVVRAIAAQHDLHATFMPKPIPRINGSGMHTHLSLFEDGENAFHDEDDEFDLSETAHSFIAGILEHAPAITAVSNPTVNSYKRLVPGYEAPVYVAWSDRNRSALIRKPAARVPAASRIEARFPDPSCNPYLALAALIHAGLDGVEKDLDCPDPVRENIYEFDEQKREEYGIDTLPTNLGEAVEALEEDEVIYSALGEHVGPKFVEAKEQEFEDYLVDVSEWELDRYLETF; this is translated from the coding sequence ATGACGAACGGAAATCTCACCGCTTCGGAAGAAGAGGTACTGGACGAAATCGAGGAGGAAGACATCGACTTCCTTCGGCTGCAGTTCACCGACATTCTGGGGACCGTCAAGAACGTCTCCGTGCCCGCCCGGCAGGCCGAGAAGGCGTTCACCGAAGGGATCTACTTCGACGGCTCCTCGATCGAGGGATTCGTGCGCATTCAGGAATCGGACATGCGGCTCAAGCCCGATCCCGACACGTTCGCGATCCTCCCGTGGCAAAACCGTGAGGACGGCGCATCGGCCCGAATGATCTGCGACGTCATCGACACCTCGACCGGTGAGCCCTTCGAGGGCGACCCGCGCCGCGTCCTCAAGAACGCCCTCGAGCGCGCCGACGACCTTGGATACACGGTCAACGCCGCGCCCGAACCGGAGTTCTTCCTCTTCGAGGAAGACGAGGAGGGGCGCGCGACGACGAAGACGGGCGACCACGGCGGCTACTTCGACCTCGCGCCGAAAGACCTCGCGAGCGACGTTCGACGTGACATCATCTACGGCCTTGAGGACATGGGCTTCGAGATCGAAGCGAGCCACCACGAGGTCGCCAGGGGCCAACACGAGATCAACTTCGAGTACGACGACGCGCTCTCGACGGCGGACAACGTCGGTACCTTCCGCACCGTCGTCCGCGCCATCGCCGCACAGCATGACTTGCACGCGACGTTCATGCCGAAACCGATCCCGCGCATCAACGGCTCGGGCATGCACACGCACCTCTCGCTGTTCGAGGACGGCGAGAACGCCTTCCACGACGAGGACGACGAGTTCGATCTCTCCGAAACGGCACACTCCTTCATCGCAGGGATCCTCGAGCACGCGCCGGCGATCACGGCCGTCTCGAACCCCACCGTGAACAGTTACAAGCGACTGGTGCCGGGCTACGAGGCACCGGTCTACGTCGCCTGGTCCGATCGCAACCGCTCGGCGCTGATCCGTAAACCGGCGGCCCGCGTCCCGGCGGCTTCGCGCATCGAAGCGCGCTTCCCCGACCCGTCCTGTAACCCGTACCTCGCGCTCGCGGCGCTCATCCACGCCGGCCTCGACGGAGTGGAAAAGGATCTCGACTGTCCGGACCCGGTCCGGGAGAACATCTACGAGTTCGACGAACAGAAGCGCGAAGAGTACGGCATCGACACGCTGCCGACGAACCTCGGCGAGGCTGTCGAGGCACTCGAGGAGGACGAGGTCATCTACAGCGCCCTCGGCGAGCACGTCGGACCGAAGTTCGTCGAAGCCAAAGAACAGGAGTTCGAGGACTACCTCGTCGACGTCTCCGAGTGGGAACTCGACCGCTACCTCGAGACGTTCTAA